A genomic segment from Halomonas sp. GD1P12 encodes:
- a CDS encoding serine/threonine protein kinase produces MVDAMANATAHDFSALSPDVVMSAVESVGVYPAVEPFALNSYENRVLMFQDDDRARWVVKFYRPARWSNAAIQEEHDFLTELDRARVPVSAPWRNDEGQSLFEYQGLRFALFRQCAGQAPELDNPAHLFALGEALGALHEQGAQRVFVHRHTFDVDADIEDARGRVLASDRLDAQQRRAYSSAVDKTLTALARCDWASAPLIRIHGDCHLGNVLGRDEHFTLVDFDDAMMAPAIQDVWMLLPEDEQGWQARLSEVVEGYEQSRPFPSEQLTLIEPLRAYRLIRYTAWLVSRWSDPAFPRAFPWVGDNGYWDQHIRQLEQQLLQLEQPRWLA; encoded by the coding sequence ATGGTCGATGCGATGGCCAATGCCACGGCCCATGACTTTAGCGCGCTTTCCCCGGACGTCGTCATGTCTGCCGTGGAATCCGTCGGTGTCTATCCGGCCGTCGAGCCCTTCGCGCTCAACAGCTACGAAAACCGCGTGCTGATGTTTCAGGACGACGACCGAGCGCGCTGGGTGGTGAAGTTTTACCGCCCGGCGCGCTGGTCAAACGCGGCGATCCAGGAAGAGCACGATTTTCTCACCGAGCTCGACCGGGCTCGTGTGCCGGTAAGCGCCCCCTGGCGCAATGACGAAGGCCAATCGCTTTTCGAGTATCAAGGGCTTCGCTTTGCCCTGTTTCGCCAGTGCGCCGGGCAGGCGCCGGAGCTCGACAACCCGGCGCACCTCTTTGCGCTTGGTGAAGCGCTGGGGGCGCTTCACGAGCAGGGCGCCCAGCGCGTTTTCGTGCATCGCCACACGTTCGACGTCGACGCCGACATCGAGGATGCAAGGGGACGGGTGCTGGCAAGCGACCGGCTCGATGCGCAGCAGCGCCGGGCCTATTCGAGCGCGGTCGATAAAACCCTGACCGCGCTTGCGCGCTGCGACTGGGCCAGCGCTCCCTTGATTCGCATCCACGGCGACTGCCATCTTGGCAACGTACTTGGCCGCGATGAGCACTTTACGCTGGTGGATTTCGACGACGCCATGATGGCGCCGGCGATTCAGGACGTCTGGATGCTTCTGCCCGAGGACGAGCAGGGGTGGCAGGCGAGGCTAAGCGAGGTCGTCGAAGGCTACGAGCAGAGCCGGCCCTTTCCGAGCGAGCAGTTAACGCTCATCGAGCCGCTGCGCGCCTACCGGCTGATTCGCTACACCGCCTGGCTCGTGTCGCGCTGGAGCGATCCGGCCTTTCCCCGCGCCTTTCCCTGGGTGGGCGATAACGGCTACTGGGATCAGCACATTCGCCAGCTCGAACAGCAGCTGTTGCAGCTCGAGCAGCCGCGCTGGCTGGCTTGA
- the folE gene encoding GTP cyclohydrolase I FolE, which translates to MTDDIAKNYRDIITALGEDPDREGLRDTPTRAAKAMQFLNAGYKTSLDEIINNAVFESQTDEMVLVKDIELYSMCEHHLLPFIGKCHIAYLPDGKVLGLSKFARIVDMYARRMQIQENLTREIAETVQEVTGAKGVGVVIEARHLCMMMRGVEKQNSSMTTSVMLGRFRSSQATRQEFLTLVN; encoded by the coding sequence ATGACCGATGACATTGCAAAGAACTATCGCGACATTATTACCGCGCTCGGCGAGGACCCCGACCGGGAAGGACTGCGCGATACCCCGACCCGTGCCGCCAAGGCGATGCAGTTTCTCAATGCGGGTTATAAAACGTCATTGGACGAAATCATCAACAACGCCGTATTCGAGTCGCAGACCGACGAAATGGTGCTGGTGAAAGACATCGAGCTCTACTCGATGTGCGAGCATCACCTTTTGCCGTTCATCGGCAAGTGCCACATTGCTTACCTGCCGGATGGCAAGGTGCTCGGGCTCTCCAAGTTCGCGCGTATCGTCGACATGTACGCCCGGCGCATGCAGATCCAGGAGAACCTGACCCGCGAGATCGCCGAAACGGTGCAGGAAGTGACCGGTGCCAAGGGCGTGGGCGTGGTGATCGAGGCGCGTCATCTGTGCATGATGATGCGCGGGGTCGAAAAGCAGAACTCCAGTATGACCACCTCGGTCATGCTCGGGCGCTTTAGAAGCAGTCAGGCCACGCGCCAGGAGTTTTTGACTTTGGTTAACTGA
- a CDS encoding NAD-dependent succinate-semialdehyde dehydrogenase: MEALKETELYCPFAYIDGSWVAADSGEQINVINPATGESMGDMPRLGRAETERAIDAADRALPAWRAMTAQERSDLLFKWFDLMMEHQHDLAVLMTHEQGKPVKEAEGEIAYAASFIRWFAEEARRIYGETIPATSANQRIVVTKQPVGVVGAITPWNFPAAMITRKAGAALAAGCTIVVKPASQTPFSATALALLAERAGIPRGVFNVVPGSASEIAAALTESPKVRKITFTGSTEVGRDLMAKASQHIQKISLELGGNAPFIVFEDADLDAAVEGAMAAKFRNAGQTCVCTNRFLVQSSVINAFCEKLAAAMNSELHVGDGTKPDINIGPLIDDNAVKKVSEHVQDAVDKGGELLLGGQPHPLGGNFFTPTLISFANDSMKVAREETFGPLAAVFPFDDEETAIEMANDTQYGLASYFYSKDLARVWRVAEALEYGMVGINTGLISNAAAPFGGVKASGLGREGGHQGLEEYLETKYLCIDLGN; this comes from the coding sequence ATGGAAGCGCTCAAGGAAACCGAACTGTACTGCCCCTTTGCCTATATCGACGGCAGCTGGGTCGCCGCGGACAGCGGCGAGCAGATCAACGTCATCAATCCGGCGACCGGCGAGAGCATGGGAGACATGCCGCGTCTGGGCCGGGCGGAAACCGAGCGTGCGATCGACGCCGCCGATCGCGCGCTCCCCGCCTGGCGGGCGATGACCGCCCAGGAGCGTTCGGATCTGCTGTTCAAATGGTTCGATCTGATGATGGAGCATCAGCACGATCTGGCCGTTTTGATGACCCATGAGCAGGGCAAGCCGGTCAAGGAAGCCGAAGGCGAGATCGCTTACGCGGCGAGCTTCATTCGCTGGTTTGCCGAAGAGGCAAGGCGCATCTACGGCGAAACCATTCCGGCCACGAGCGCCAACCAGCGCATCGTGGTGACCAAACAGCCGGTCGGCGTGGTCGGCGCCATCACTCCCTGGAATTTCCCGGCCGCCATGATTACCCGCAAAGCGGGCGCGGCGCTGGCCGCTGGCTGTACCATCGTGGTCAAGCCCGCCAGCCAAACGCCGTTTTCCGCCACCGCACTTGCGCTTTTGGCCGAGCGTGCGGGCATTCCCCGGGGGGTGTTCAACGTGGTGCCGGGGAGCGCCAGCGAGATCGCCGCAGCGCTGACCGAGTCCCCCAAGGTCCGCAAGATCACTTTCACCGGCTCCACTGAGGTGGGCCGCGACCTGATGGCCAAGGCCTCTCAACACATCCAGAAAATTTCGCTGGAGCTGGGCGGTAATGCGCCGTTCATCGTGTTCGAGGATGCGGACCTGGACGCCGCTGTCGAAGGCGCCATGGCGGCCAAGTTTCGCAACGCCGGCCAAACCTGCGTCTGTACCAACCGTTTTCTGGTGCAGTCCAGCGTCATCAACGCCTTCTGTGAAAAGCTCGCGGCGGCGATGAACAGCGAATTGCACGTCGGTGATGGCACAAAACCCGACATCAACATCGGCCCGCTGATCGACGATAACGCGGTCAAGAAGGTGAGCGAGCACGTTCAGGACGCGGTGGACAAGGGCGGCGAGCTGCTGCTCGGCGGTCAGCCGCATCCGCTCGGTGGTAATTTCTTCACCCCGACGCTGATCAGCTTCGCTAACGACTCGATGAAAGTGGCCCGTGAAGAGACGTTCGGCCCGCTGGCGGCGGTCTTTCCTTTCGATGACGAAGAGACCGCCATCGAAATGGCCAACGATACCCAGTACGGACTTGCCTCCTACTTCTATTCGAAGGATCTGGCGCGCGTTTGGCGGGTCGCCGAGGCGCTGGAGTACGGCATGGTCGGTATCAACACCGGTTTGATCTCCAACGCGGCGGCACCGTTTGGCGGCGTGAAGGCGTCGGGCCTGGGTCGAGAGGGCGGTCATCAGGGCCTGGAGGAGTACCTGGAGACCAAGTATCTGTGTATCGATCTGGGAAACTGA
- the purH gene encoding bifunctional phosphoribosylaminoimidazolecarboxamide formyltransferase/IMP cyclohydrolase, which produces MADSTPTPVRRALLSVSDKTGIVDFAKGLVEQGVALLSTGGTFRLLQENGVEVQEVSEHTGFPEIMDGRVKTLHPKIHGGILARRGQDDAVMAENDIDPIDMVVVNLYPFAATVARDDCTLMDAIENIDIGGPTMVRACAKNHAYTTIVVNADDYARVLGEMAVQNGAVSDATRFDLAVRAFEHTASYDGAIANYLGRKVSDSDAAFARTFNLQLEKKQDMRYGENPHQQAAFYIDPDASEPSVATAVIRQGKPLSYNNVADTDAAFEAVKAFDETACVIVKHANPCGVATGATALEAYDKAFATDPTSAFGGIIAFNVALDADTARAIVDRQFVEVIIAPGISDEAAEIVAAKKNVRLLEVAPLTGAHPGAALDYKRVNGGLLVQELDQGSVTRDELTVVSKRAPTEQELSDLLFAWRVAKFVKSNAIVYAKNGQTIGVGAGQMSRVYSAKIAGIKAEDEGLTVPGSVMASDAFFPFRDGIDAAAKAGITAVIQPGGSMRDQEVIDAADEADIAMVFTGMRHFRH; this is translated from the coding sequence ATGGCAGATAGCACCCCCACCCCCGTTCGCCGCGCCCTTCTCAGCGTCTCCGATAAAACCGGCATCGTCGACTTCGCCAAAGGGCTGGTCGAGCAAGGCGTCGCCCTGCTCTCCACCGGTGGCACCTTCCGCCTCTTGCAGGAAAACGGCGTCGAGGTTCAGGAAGTGTCCGAGCATACCGGCTTTCCCGAAATCATGGACGGCCGCGTCAAGACCCTGCACCCGAAAATTCACGGCGGCATTCTGGCCCGCCGCGGCCAGGACGATGCGGTAATGGCCGAAAACGACATCGACCCGATCGACATGGTGGTGGTGAATCTTTACCCCTTCGCCGCGACCGTCGCCCGCGACGACTGCACCCTGATGGACGCCATCGAGAATATCGATATCGGCGGGCCGACGATGGTGCGTGCCTGCGCCAAGAACCACGCCTACACCACCATCGTCGTCAACGCCGACGACTACGCCCGCGTACTCGGTGAAATGGCCGTCCAAAACGGCGCGGTAAGCGACGCCACTCGCTTCGACCTGGCGGTCAGGGCCTTCGAGCATACCGCCAGCTACGATGGCGCCATTGCCAACTACCTGGGTCGCAAGGTCAGCGACAGCGACGCCGCGTTCGCCCGCACCTTCAATCTGCAGCTCGAAAAGAAACAGGACATGCGCTACGGCGAGAACCCGCATCAGCAGGCGGCGTTCTACATCGACCCCGATGCCAGCGAGCCGAGCGTGGCCACCGCCGTGATTCGCCAGGGCAAGCCGCTCTCCTACAACAACGTGGCGGATACCGACGCGGCCTTCGAGGCGGTCAAGGCGTTCGATGAAACCGCGTGCGTGATCGTCAAACACGCCAACCCCTGCGGCGTAGCCACCGGTGCCACGGCGCTCGAGGCCTACGACAAGGCGTTCGCCACCGACCCGACCAGTGCCTTTGGCGGCATCATCGCCTTCAACGTGGCGCTCGATGCCGACACCGCAAGGGCGATCGTCGATCGCCAGTTCGTCGAGGTGATCATCGCCCCCGGCATCAGCGATGAAGCGGCCGAGATCGTCGCGGCGAAAAAGAACGTGCGCCTTCTGGAAGTCGCGCCGCTGACTGGAGCACACCCGGGCGCAGCGTTGGACTACAAGCGTGTCAACGGCGGTCTGCTGGTACAGGAGCTCGACCAGGGCAGCGTCACCCGCGACGAGCTGACCGTGGTGAGCAAGCGTGCCCCCACCGAGCAGGAGCTGAGTGACTTGCTCTTCGCCTGGCGCGTGGCGAAGTTCGTCAAATCCAACGCCATCGTCTATGCCAAAAATGGCCAGACCATCGGCGTGGGCGCGGGCCAGATGAGCCGCGTTTATTCGGCCAAAATTGCCGGTATCAAGGCCGAAGATGAAGGCCTTACGGTGCCCGGCTCGGTCATGGCGTCTGATGCCTTCTTTCCCTTCCGCGACGGCATCGATGCCGCGGCGAAGGCCGGTATCACCGCTGTGATCCAGCCCGGCGGCTCCATGCGCGACCAGGAGGTGATCGACGCCGCCGATGAGGCCGATATCGCCATGGTCTTTACCGGCATGCGCCACTTCCGCCACTAA
- the fis gene encoding DNA-binding transcriptional regulator Fis, translating to MNERFLMNSELTPLGHPPSGAQEPPQPLREAVESAMRRYFEHLDGSQATDLYAMVMAEVEAPLLACVMDHTDGNQTRAADVLGLNRGTLRKKLKQYGLIESDAP from the coding sequence ATGAACGAACGTTTCTTGATGAACAGCGAATTGACCCCGCTTGGCCATCCGCCTTCAGGGGCGCAGGAGCCACCTCAGCCGCTCAGAGAAGCCGTAGAGAGCGCGATGCGCCGTTACTTCGAGCATCTCGATGGCAGTCAGGCAACTGATCTGTACGCCATGGTGATGGCCGAAGTAGAGGCGCCGCTTCTGGCCTGCGTGATGGATCACACCGACGGCAACCAGACTCGCGCCGCCGACGTGCTGGGCCTTAACCGCGGTACGCTGCGCAAAAAACTCAAGCAGTACGGTCTTATTGAAAGTGACGCCCCTTGA
- the dusB gene encoding tRNA dihydrouridine synthase DusB produces MTRPSSTLLTIGDYQLQSPVMLAPMAGVTDRPFRRLCRRLGAGWVVGEMVTADPSLWNTRKSRLRMDHQGEPSPRVVQIAGGDAAMLANAARLNAELGAQVIDINMGCPAKKVCNKAAGSALMRDEALVAEILEAVVGAVDIPVTLKIRTGWCADSNNALAVARLAESSGIQALAIHGRHREQRYTGLAEYDTIAEVKSRLSIPVIANGDITSPEKAAFVLRHTGADALMVGRAAQGNPWIFEQINHYLAYGERLETPPLATRRDVLDEHIKALHAFYGDTMGVRIARKHLGWYLDEDTRFDSAQRKTLKQQFNALGTPQAQFEWIDKAMTPDAAAHLLAKGSHAA; encoded by the coding sequence ATGACGCGACCTTCTTCAACGCTTTTGACCATCGGCGACTACCAGCTGCAAAGCCCGGTCATGCTGGCGCCAATGGCTGGCGTGACCGACCGCCCGTTTCGCAGGCTCTGCCGGCGCCTTGGCGCGGGCTGGGTCGTGGGCGAGATGGTCACCGCCGACCCCTCGCTTTGGAACACCCGTAAATCGCGCCTGCGCATGGATCATCAGGGCGAGCCCTCACCTCGCGTGGTGCAGATCGCTGGCGGTGACGCCGCGATGCTCGCCAATGCCGCGAGGCTCAATGCCGAGCTCGGCGCCCAGGTGATCGATATCAATATGGGGTGTCCGGCCAAAAAAGTGTGCAACAAGGCAGCAGGCTCGGCACTGATGCGTGATGAGGCGCTGGTCGCCGAGATTCTCGAGGCCGTAGTCGGCGCGGTGGACATTCCGGTGACGCTCAAGATTCGCACCGGCTGGTGTGCCGACTCCAACAACGCGCTGGCCGTTGCCAGGCTTGCCGAATCCAGCGGCATTCAGGCGCTGGCGATCCATGGCCGTCACCGCGAACAGCGCTATACTGGATTGGCCGAGTACGACACCATCGCCGAGGTCAAATCAAGGCTGTCGATTCCCGTGATCGCCAACGGGGATATCACCTCGCCAGAGAAGGCCGCGTTCGTTTTGCGCCACACCGGCGCCGACGCGCTGATGGTCGGTCGCGCCGCACAGGGTAACCCGTGGATTTTCGAGCAGATCAATCACTACCTGGCGTACGGCGAGCGGCTCGAGACGCCGCCGCTTGCCACCCGGCGCGACGTACTCGATGAACATATAAAGGCCCTGCACGCCTTCTATGGCGATACCATGGGCGTTCGCATCGCGCGCAAACACCTTGGCTGGTACCTCGATGAGGATACGCGCTTTGATAGCGCCCAACGCAAGACCCTAAAACAACAATTCAACGCGCTCGGTACGCCACAGGCCCAGTTCGAATGGATCGACAAAGCAATGACACCAGACGCCGCGGCGCACCTGCTCGCTAAAGGAAGCCATGCTGCATGA
- the prmA gene encoding 50S ribosomal protein L11 methyltransferase: protein MPWLQLRAHVAPEQAELLEELLLEEGATAIGLQDAEDDPVFEPDRGTTPLWQETILTGLYDDLEGVDAMLGRIEAAWAEQMPGEACPAIEYELLADRDWEREWMDDFSPLKMGERLWIVPSWHEPPEPQAVNLILDPGLAFGTGTHATTALCLEWLDGLAVEGQLDDKTVLDVGCGSGILAIAALKLGAARADGTDIDPQALQASRENAERNAIAEERLSLYYPEQLEGEGYPVVTANILAGPLVELAPTIAGYVAPGGRIALSGILANQADDVVKAYEAEGIVIDEPALREGWVRLTGKRPG from the coding sequence ATGCCCTGGCTACAGCTTCGCGCCCACGTTGCCCCGGAGCAGGCAGAACTGCTCGAAGAGCTTTTGCTGGAAGAAGGCGCCACGGCCATTGGCCTTCAGGACGCCGAGGACGATCCGGTGTTCGAACCCGACCGCGGCACCACCCCGCTGTGGCAGGAAACCATTTTGACCGGCCTTTACGACGATCTCGAAGGGGTCGATGCGATGCTTGGTCGTATCGAAGCGGCCTGGGCGGAACAGATGCCTGGCGAGGCGTGCCCCGCCATCGAATACGAGCTCTTGGCCGATCGTGACTGGGAGCGCGAGTGGATGGACGACTTCTCGCCGCTCAAAATGGGCGAGCGGCTCTGGATCGTGCCGAGCTGGCACGAGCCGCCTGAGCCCCAGGCGGTTAACCTGATTCTCGACCCGGGCCTGGCCTTCGGCACCGGTACTCACGCCACCACCGCGCTGTGTCTCGAGTGGCTCGATGGCCTGGCCGTCGAGGGGCAACTCGATGACAAGACCGTGCTCGACGTTGGCTGCGGCTCGGGAATTCTCGCCATCGCCGCGCTCAAACTGGGCGCAGCCCGCGCCGACGGCACCGATATCGATCCCCAGGCGCTTCAGGCCAGCCGCGAAAACGCCGAACGCAACGCCATCGCCGAGGAAAGGCTCTCGCTTTACTACCCGGAGCAGCTCGAAGGTGAAGGCTACCCCGTGGTGACCGCCAATATCCTGGCCGGCCCCCTGGTCGAGCTCGCGCCCACCATCGCAGGTTACGTGGCGCCCGGCGGGCGTATCGCCCTCTCCGGCATTCTGGCCAACCAGGCCGATGACGTGGTGAAAGCCTACGAGGCCGAAGGCATCGTGATCGACGAGCCGGCCCTCAGGGAAGGCTGGGTGCGGCTGACCGGCAAGCGCCCGGGTTAA
- the accC gene encoding acetyl-CoA carboxylase biotin carboxylase subunit — MLDKVLIANRGEIALRILRACKELGIKTVAVHSKADRDLMHVRLADEAVCIGPAPSAQSYLNIPALISAAEVTDSSAIHPGYGFLSENANFAEQVERSGFTFIGPRAETIRLMGDKVSAIESMKAAGVPTVPGSDGPLGDDDAANLATAKRIGYPVIIKAAAGGGGRGMRVVHTEGHLLSAITVTRTEASAAFGDGTVYMEKFLERPRHVEVQVLADGQGNAIHLYDRDCSLQRRHQKVLEEAPAPGIDPEARAKVLQACRDACIEIGYRGAGTFEFLYEDGEFFFIEMNTRVQVEHPVTEMVTGVDIVKEQLLIASGLPLSISQDDVQINGHAFECRINAEDARTFMPSPGKVTLFHAPGGLGVRMDSHMYTGYSVPPHYDSLIGKLITWGASRDTALTRMRNALDELLVEGIKTNIDLQKDLVRDSYFRQGGVNIHYLEKKLSS, encoded by the coding sequence ATGCTGGACAAGGTACTTATCGCGAATCGCGGCGAGATTGCCCTGCGCATACTTCGCGCCTGTAAAGAACTCGGAATCAAGACCGTGGCGGTGCACTCCAAGGCCGACCGGGATCTGATGCACGTGCGTCTGGCCGACGAAGCGGTCTGCATTGGGCCGGCGCCGTCGGCGCAGTCCTACCTCAACATTCCGGCGCTGATCAGCGCCGCCGAGGTCACCGACTCGAGCGCCATACACCCCGGCTACGGCTTTTTGTCCGAAAACGCCAACTTCGCCGAGCAGGTCGAGCGCTCCGGTTTCACCTTCATCGGCCCGCGCGCCGAGACCATCCGCCTGATGGGTGACAAGGTCAGCGCCATCGAGTCGATGAAGGCGGCGGGCGTGCCGACCGTGCCCGGCTCCGACGGCCCACTGGGCGACGACGATGCCGCCAATCTGGCGACCGCCAAGCGCATCGGCTACCCGGTGATCATCAAGGCCGCCGCTGGCGGCGGCGGTCGCGGTATGCGCGTGGTGCACACCGAAGGGCACCTGCTCTCGGCGATCACCGTGACGCGCACCGAAGCCAGCGCCGCGTTCGGCGACGGCACGGTGTACATGGAGAAGTTCCTCGAGCGTCCGCGCCACGTGGAAGTCCAGGTACTGGCCGACGGTCAGGGCAACGCCATTCATCTCTATGATCGCGACTGCTCGCTTCAGCGCCGCCACCAGAAGGTACTGGAAGAGGCCCCGGCACCGGGCATCGACCCCGAGGCGCGCGCCAAGGTGCTGCAAGCGTGTCGTGACGCCTGCATCGAGATCGGCTACCGCGGCGCCGGCACTTTCGAGTTTCTCTACGAAGACGGCGAGTTCTTCTTTATCGAGATGAACACTCGCGTGCAGGTCGAACACCCGGTCACCGAAATGGTCACCGGTGTCGATATCGTCAAGGAGCAGCTGCTGATCGCCTCGGGCTTGCCGCTGTCGATTTCCCAGGATGACGTGCAGATCAACGGCCACGCCTTCGAGTGTCGGATCAACGCCGAGGATGCGCGCACGTTCATGCCCTCGCCTGGCAAGGTCACGCTGTTCCACGCCCCGGGGGGCCTGGGCGTGCGCATGGACTCGCACATGTACACCGGCTACAGCGTACCGCCCCACTACGACTCGCTGATCGGCAAGCTGATCACCTGGGGCGCAAGCCGCGATACGGCGCTGACGCGCATGCGTAACGCGTTGGACGAGCTGCTGGTGGAAGGCATCAAGACCAATATCGACCTGCAAAAAGACCTGGTGCGCGATAGCTACTTCCGCCAGGGCGGCGTCAATATTCACTATCTCGAGAAAAAGCTCAGCAGCTAA